A window from Fragaria vesca subsp. vesca linkage group LG5, FraVesHawaii_1.0, whole genome shotgun sequence encodes these proteins:
- the LOC101307990 gene encoding auxin efflux carrier component 1-like: MITLSDFYHVMTAVVPLYVAMVLAYGSVKWWKIFTPDQCSGINRFVALFAVPLLSFHFISLNNPYTMNIRFLAADTLQKLIVLAVLAVWSKVSKRGCLEWTITLFSVSTLPNTLVMGIPLLKGMYGDFSGSLMVQIVVLQCIIWYTLMLFMFEYRGARLLISEQFPDTAGSIVSIHVDSDIMSLDGRQPLETEAEIKEDGKLHVTVRKSNASRSDIYSRRSHSQGLSSNTPRPSNLTNAEIYSLQSSRNPTPRGSSFNHTDFYSMMAAGRNSNFGSSDVFGGPLTASRGPTPRPSNYEDDGGAAVGAAAAGSNKPRFHYQGGGNNTTAHYPAPNPGMFSPTTAASKNVVAPKRPNGNGPNGPAQDGGKDLHMFVWSSSASPVSDVFGSNEYGATGHDQKEVKLAVSPGKVEGRRENQEEYMVERDEFSFGNRVVDQMNMNEGEKGDLNKAKVMPPTSVMTRLILIMVWRKLIRNPNTYSSLIGLTWSLVSYRWHLQMPAIIAKSIAILSDAGLGMAMFSLGLFMALQPRIIACGNSIAAFTMAVRFLTGPAVMAAASIAVGLRGTLLHVAIVQAALPQGIVPFVFAKEYNVHPDILSTGVIFGMLIALPITLVYYILLGL; encoded by the exons ATGATCACATTATCAGACTTTTACCACGTCATGACGGCGGTGGTGCCTCTGTACGTGGCCATGGTCTTGGCCTACGGCTCCGTCAAGTGGTGGAAGATCTTCACACCCGACCAGTGCTCAGGCATCAACCGCTTCGTCGCCCTCTTCGCCGTTCCCTTACTCTCCTTCCACTTCATCTCCTTAAACAACCCTTACACCATGAACATCCGCTTCCTCGCCGCCGACACTCTCCAGAAGCTCATTGTCCTCGCCGTCCTCGCCGTCTGGTCCAAAGTCAGCAAGCGCGGCTGCCTCGAGTGGACCATCACCCTCTTCTCCGTCTCCACTCTCCCCAACACCCTCGTCATGGGAATCCCTCTCCTCAAAGGAATGTACGGCGACTTCTCCGGTAGCCTCATGGTCCAAATCGTCGTCCTCCAGTGCATTATCTGGTACACATTGATGCTCTTCATGTTCGAATACCGCGGCGCAAGACTCCTCATCTCCGAGCAGTTCCCGGACACCGCAGGCTCCATCGTCTCGATCCACGTCGACTCGGATATCATGTCCTTGGACGGCAGGCAACCTCTCGAAACAGAAGCCGAGATCAAAGAAGACGGCAAGCTCCACGTCACCGTTCGGAAATCCAACGCCTCCAGGTCGGACATTTACTCGAGAAGGTCCCATTCTCAGGGCCTATCCTCCAATACTCCCCGCCCTTCCAATCTCACCAATGCCGAGATTTACTCCCTCCAGTCTTCTAGAAACCCTACTCCTAGAGGCTCCAGCTTCAACCACACCGACTTTTACTCCATGATGGCCGCCGGCCGGAACTCCAACTTCGGCTCCTCCGACGTCTTCGGCGGGCCATTGACCGCGTCGAGAGGCCCGACGCCGCGTCCGTCGAACTACGAGGACGACGGAGGCGCCGCGGTAGGAGCTGCTGCAGCTGGGAGTAACAAGCCGAGGTTTCATTACCAAGGAGGCGGGAACAATACAACCGCGCATTACCCGGCGCCAAATCCGGGAATGTTCTCGCCGACCACGGCTGCTTCTAAGAACGTTGTCGCTCCGAAGAGGCCTAATGGAAATGGGCCTAATGGGCCGGCTCAGGACGGCGGGAAAGATCTTCATATGTTTGTGTGGAGCTCCAGTGCTTCTCCTGTTTCTGATGTGTTTGGAAGTAATGAATATGGCGCTACCGGCCATGATCAGAAAGAAGTCAAGTTGGCTGTTTCTCCCGGGAAAG TGGAGGGTAGAAGAGAGAACCAAGAAGAGTACATGGTGGAGAGAGACGAGTTCAGCTTTGGGAACAGAGTGGTGGATCAGATGAACATGAACGAAGGTGAGAAAGGGGATTTGAACAAGGCCAAAGTGATGCCTCCGACGAGTGTGATGACGAGGCTGATTCTCATCATGGTCTGGAGAAAATTGATCAGAAACCCAAACACTTACTCAAGCTTGATCGGCCTCACTTGGTCTCTCGTATCCTACAG GTGGCATTTACAAATGCCAGCCATCATAGCAAAGTCGATAGCCATACTATCAGACGCAGGGCTTGGGATGGCTATGTTCAGTCTTG GTCTGTTTATGGCTTTACAACCAAGGATCATAGCATGTGGAAATTCCATTGCAGCTTTTACTATGGCTGTGAGATTCCTTACAGGCCCAGCTGTCATGGCAGCTGCTTCCATTGCTGTTGGCCTTAGGGGCACTCTCTTGCATGTTGCCATTGTCCAG GCAGCTCTACCCCAAGGAATTGTCCCCTTTGTCTTTGCCAAGGAATACAACGTACACCCTGATATTCTCAGCACGGG AGTTATATTCGGCATGTTGATCGCGTTGCCCATTACACTTGTCTACTACATTTTGCTGGGGCTATGA